CGATGGTACAGAGCAATCGCTTGGAGACGTTGCCTTGCTTGACTTAAAAGACCCAGATACAATAAAAGCAAAAATTGCCATTGGCACTTACAATACCTTAAAATTTGGCTTGGGCTTAGATGCCGAACTTAATAATACCGACCCTACCGCCGTTCCTAAAGACAGCCCACTTTATTTTGAAAATACTATTTTATATTGGGCTTGGTTGAAATATACATTTTTAGAGATAATTGGCAAAGCTGACCCTCAATTAGACCCACCACCTTTAAATACCGGATTTGCTTACCATTGCGGCACCGACCCATTATATAAACCTGTATCGCTACCGCGCCCGCTTACCTTATTGGCCGGCGATGTTAAAAACGTAACAGTAACCATTGATTTGGGTAAAGTTTTTTCGGGTAGCGCAGGCACTATTGATCTAATTCAAAATAATGTTACCCACTCAAACCCCGATGATATTTTCATTGCCCAACTATTAATGGACAATTTAGCTAATGCTATCTTTTAATTAAGCACGATTTCTAGTTTTTAGGTTAGAAACATAATAACTTGGTACTATAAAAATGCCACTTTTATTGTTACGTCTGTTTTTCGGCCTTTATCATCAACGCAGGTAATTTTGTTAGTGCCTTCAATAGGTTTAAAAAAAAGTTTATCGGCGGCTATGGCTTGTGCATAAAAAGCGTTGTTTACATACCAATACACATTTTTTACATCGTTGCCTACGTTGCAGGCGAGCATAATTTCGGTATTATCGGCAGGGTCAAGCAGGTAGTCAATATTTGCAACAGGCGAGCTGATGGTTGGTGCAGTATTGTTAAAAATTCGCTCGCAATTGGGGTTGTGTTCGGGCACGGCTTCGTAAGGAATATGGTTAGCTTGGTTATAGGCTACAATTTCGGGCAGTAATCGTGGGTAGGTTTTAATTTTAAAGCCGTCAATAGGTTTACAGGCTGTACAGTAGCTATAAGTTTCGGTTGGATTAACGGCTACTTCAAATAAATGGTTACAAACTTGGCCAGTACTAACGCCGGGAATATATACATCCATTACCTGCTGCTGGCAAAAATGGTCGGGAGGCAAACCCGTTACCGAGCAAACCCAACGATATTGCAATTCGGGCGGCGCTACGAACCAGTCTTTTTGAGGCGCATAATCTAAAGTATTAAAAATATAAAACAGCAAAGGCGTAGCAATATTGTTTCCGGTTAAATCGGGGTTGCCCTCGCCCGAAAAATTTCCGACCCAAACGCCAATGGTGTAATGCGCGTTGTAGCCAATACTCCAGGCATCTTTACGGCCATAGCTGGTGCCGGTTTTCCAGGCAATACGTGGCGTATTGGTAAAGGCGCTAAACTGCTGCGGAAAATCGGGGCGCGTTAGCTGCGTTAGCACTTGTGTAATGCCGTAAGCTGCTGCCGGGCTAAATAAAGGCGTAGTAATCTCTAAACTGTCAGATGGTACAAAATGGGGCTGCCGGTAAACACCCTGATTGGCAAAAGCGGCGTATAAAGTGGTTAGCTCTTCTAAGCGTGCACCACATCCACCTAAAATAACCGACAAACCCAACACATCTTTTTTAAGCGCTACCTGTTTAAAATTAGCTTTTACTAATTGTTCGATAAAATAAGATTTACCCAGGGTGTCTAAAATTTTTACTGCCGGAATATTGAGTGAATTAGCCAAAGCAAACTCAATACTAACCATACCATTAAACTTTTTGTCGAAATTAACAGGTGCATATCCGGAATAATTAACCGGAACATCACTAATTTTAAACTTAGGGGTAATCAAGCCTTTGTCGTAGGCCAGGGCATACAAATATGGTTTTAACGTACTGCCCGGCGACCGCACTGCCCTAACACCGTCCACCTGACCCCCGTCGTCGGTATTTTCAAAATTGGCCGACCCCACATAGGCTTCAACTTGCATCGTTTGGTTGTTAATAACCATTACTGCAGCATTGCGCATTCCTTGGTGATACAATCTTCTGATATAATTTGTTACCAACTCTTCGGTTTTTTGTTGCTGTTGTAAATTAAGAAATGTTTCAATAGTAGGCTTTGTTGGGTAAGTGTTTTTCATCCGGATACTAAAATGAGGTGCTAATTTAGGGGCATCATTGCGCGAAGCATTTAAAGGCTCGTTTAACGCATCGTTTATATTTGCATCCGGAAAAATATGTGCTTGGGCAAACTTTTTAAGCCATTTATTGCGTGCCTCTACCACTTCGGTATTATTTTGCCCTAGGGTAAGCGAATTTGGGCGATTTGGTATTACACACAAAGCAGTAATTTCGGCCAAGCTTAAATGGTTGGGCATTTTTTTAAAATACAATAACGCCGCCGATTTTACGCCCTCTATATTACCGCCATAGGGCACTAAACTAAGGTAAATTTGCAAAATTTCTTGCTTCGAGTAATGCCATTCTAATTGTAAAGCCCTAAACATTTCAATCATTTTATTGCCTACGGTGCGTTGTTTAGGTTGTAACATACGTGCCGCTTGCATAGTAAGAGTGCTTGCCCCCGATGTGCGCCGCCCTTTGAGCAAATTATTAAACGCAGCCCTAACAATAGCAACAGGGTTAATACCAAAATGATAATAAAAATATTTATCTTCTTTAAACAAAAAGGCTTCTTTCAGTTCGGGTGTAATATCTTGCGCCTCAAGGCGTAAGCGCCATTTATCGTCTGGGGTTAAAAAGGCGTGCAATGGAGTGCCTTTGGCGTCAAGTATAATTTGCGAATATACAACTTTGGGTTTAAAGGGAAACAGCAAATCGAGCAGGATAAAACCTAAAAAAAAACTCGCCAAAACAATGGCTGTGAGGCGTATTTTTTTCCGGAGTTTTTCCGGAATTTGCTGCCAGCGAGCTTTTACAAAAACAAAAATGCGTTGAAGTGCGGCTTTTAAACGATGCGTCTTCATTAATAAAGGCAATTATTTTTTGTTCTAAACGAAAATTGCAGGCAAGTAGTTCTATGTTTAAATAATAAAGCTACTTTGTAAAACAAATTTGAAATAAAGGTGTAATTTTCAAGGCGGAGAGGGTAGGGCAATTTCGGCCTCTAACGGATGGTTTTGCGTTAGGTGTTTACAAAGTAAATGCCCAAAAAACGGTGCCAACGAAGTTCCTTTGGTTCCTAAGCCATTAAAAATAGCTAACTGCGGGTAAACAGGGTGCCGGCCTAAAAAAGGGCGGCGTTGTTTGGTTGCCGGCCTTATTGCGGCAACGTGTTTTATTATATGATAGGGCGCGGTTATGGTTTGTTGTAGTTTTTGTTGTAAGGTCGCAAGCCCCCATTCGGTTGGTTCGGGGGTCAGGTCTGTCCAGTTGTAGGTGCTGCCACACCAATAAATATCGTTCTCAGCGGAGTTGGTAAGCATGGGCGCAATTTGCAAACCACCTTTAATTATATAGGGCAGGTTGGGGGCTTGCGAAATTTTTATATGCAGCGCCTCGCCTTTTACTGGTGCATGGGGCAAATAACTAAAATATGGATTTTCGGTAGCCCAATGCCCTTCGCAAAAAACAACTGTACCTATGGAATTGCCTCGCCATATAGCCGAAGTAGTGGTTAGTTGTAAATCTTTTGTATTGAACTCTTCGCAAACAACAAGAGGAATACTTGCTTGCTTGTTTTGTTGGTAAGCCAACCAATTTTGTGTAAATACGCCTATATTGGCTTGTGCTGCTTGTATTTGTGCGTAGGCAAGCGCGGGTGGCAAATAGGGTAGGGTAGGGCGGGTTGTAATTTCCTCAATATAAGGTGCATAAAGCAGAGTTTGGCTGCGCAAATGAAATTGTTCGGCCTGTTGGGGTTCAGTAATTTGCCAAATTAAACGGCGTTTATGCCATAATTTAGCTAAGTTTGGCAAACTAAGACCTTTAGAATTAAAAAAAGATTCTGCCTCCGTATAGGCTGCTTCGGCAAAAGGTAAAATTTCGTTGGCTCGCCAAGTAAGCAATAAATGGCGGCCAGTAATGGGGTTTACAATACCTGCTGCAACTGAGGCAGCACCAGGCCGTTGGGGAGCTACAACCTGTAAAACCCGTTGTTGCGCATACTGGGTAAGGTAATAGGCTAACCAACATCCGGCCAAACTGCCGCCAACAACTAAATAATCGTAAATGGGCAAGGTTTATGAATGGTTTTTTTGGGTTTAGCTAATCAATTAGTTAGTTGTAATTCCATATTGTTAAATTAGGATTGAAACACGCAGTAAAAGTATTAATTTTTATTTTATCCGGATAAAGACTAAGGCAGGGTTTGTCCGGAATAATCAAATTGGCAACGTAAGCAAAGGTAGTCAAAATTAGGCTCTATTTTGACTTTTTGATGTCTTAAACACCTATTGCGCATTACATTGTAAAAATAACAGTAAATTTGCCTAATTTTGTACCAATCTACAATTATGTGGTTGTTTATTTACTCAATCAAACAAAGATGAGGAACGATTTTTTTAAAGCCTTTGTGCTTTTTGCTTTAGGTGCATGTTTTACAATAGTTTACGCACAAAGCCCTAATGTAAATACTGCTGCTGCAAATAAATTTAAAGTACAAGTTGGGGCATTTAAGCTAATTGACCCGGCTGTTGACACTAATAAAATTAACCCCTTACGAAGAGTGGGCGATGTTTATTTTGAACCAACCGAACAAGGTCTGACTCGTTTGATTGTTGGTTATTACGATTCTTATGAAGCGGCAAATCAAATTTGCGAAAGGGTTAAAACATTGGGTTTTGCCGAGGCTATGGTAATGCGTTACCCCAAGCCCATTCCAGCCAATAGCGTTTTAATTGGCAAGGCTTTTGAGCCAGAAACGCCAAAAACAACCGCCTCTGTACCCGAAGTTAAGGAGGTATTAATAAACGATACAACATCTAACAAAGAAACCTTACCTGCAAATATTAACATTGATAATAGCATAAAAAGTTTAAACAAAAAACCAAATCCGGTTACAAAAACCAAAGACGAAATGCCGGTACCTTTGGCAAATCGAACGAATAATAATGACATGCCCTCTGCGAACAGCGATGCCTTTAATGGCAATACATCAAACCAGCAAAATACGGGCAATGGAGATATATGGTTTTTTGTTTCGTTGGTAACATATAAAAATATAGAAGACTTAGCTAATTTGTCAGAATTAGTGGAATATGGAGCGATTTTCCGTGAAAAAAACAACCAAACAAACAGCGATTTTAAACTGTTATTTGGCCCATTTAAAACATTCGATGCAGCTCAAAACTGGGCTAAGTATTGGCAACAACATGGATATCCGGAGGCTGCTATTACCAGCCATGCCGAAAATTCGTTGGTATTTTTAGATTATAACATGAGGATTACACCCGTTGAAAATACTCCTCCTGCAAATAATACAACCGCTACTGCTCCTGCTATCGCTGCAGTTACGGCGGCAACCTTTAACAACAACAAGGAAGGGGTTGGGCAAGTAACGCTGTTAAGTAAGGGTGTTGCTGACGGTGGTAATAAGCAAACACAAACTAAACAAGAAACACCGGCGGCCAGTACAAGTTCTAAACAACAACAAACTTCGGGTTCGACAATTAAACCTGCGACAAGTTCTGCCCTTGCGCCGGCAGTTACGTTTAATGCTATAACCGGACAGGTAAACAGTGGCACTTATCAAAACCCAAACAATAGCAATATCAGTACGTTTTCTCTTCCGGAGGTAAATAATAGTAATAGCGCCATCGCTGATTTGAATAAACCAGCTTCGTGGAATTTTGCCGAAATGACAACAACAACAATATCGGCGGCGGCGGCACCTCAAGTTTTTAATGCACCCGTAGCTGCTAATTCAACTGCCGCCTTGCAACCACAAGGGCAAGCATTTTCTGTATTGCCAAACGACCAAGCTAAAGCAGCCAACTTTTATGCTGCCAATAAAATTGGTAATAATAGTATTGATATTTGGGAATTGGAAACTAAATTTAAACTATTAAATTTTGAGTCGTTGATTGTAAATCCTAAAATGGCCGGACAATTGACACAAAACAACGAGTTGGCAAAAACTTTAGTGGGCAGCCCCATACAGCCCTCGCTATTGCCAATGTTTAGCGAAAATTGGTACGAGCAAAGCAAACAAGCACCGCTAACCCAACATTTTGCTGTTGGCCGTTATGAAATATCGCCCATGCACGAGGGCTACTTAGTGCGAAGCCACAACGCGGCAGGCCGAAATGACCTTTACACCTTATTTTATTTAGATAAAAACCAGCAAAAATTTGTGGGCTATCAAAATATTGCCAACTATATGTTTAATAATACCAAAACCGATTATGCCATGTTGTTAGATATTAATAACGACAAGGCTAAAGATATAGTTTTGGGCAGTTTTGATAAAAGCCTGCCAACTGCCAATGCCTATACGGCAAAAGTATTAGTTTGGAATGGCTTAAACTTTAAAGAAACAAGTGTTGACAACCCTCAAAATTTATTACAAAAATTAGGACTAACCTCAATAGAATAGACATAATTGTAAGGTAACTATTCGTATAGTTTAATTTAAGAAGTAGTTTGCTTGTAAAAAAACATGCCAACCCAAGCAGCCCATGCTTTTAGTTTTGCCTTTACAGCCCTTGGATGAAAAGTTTTACCTGTTTTTTGTAATTTGAAAAATAAAAACTCATTCACCACCCAACGTATGGCGTAATAATAATATTTTTCCGGATAAGTGCGTTTGAAAATCAATTCTTTATTTGAACTTGCTGCCCAATTTTCCATAAAATTTGAATTTTGAGGCGCAACTTCGGTATATAACGGCGTACCTTTTATGGGGTAAACAGTGGTAATGGTATAAAAATCGGGGTTGGCAATTTTTAAATGTGCCACTGTTTCAACTATATCGGCGTGGGTTTCGGTGGGGTAGCCCAGCATTATAAATGTGCCTGTTTTAATACCTAATTTTTTGGCACCGATTAGCATTTTTTGAACATGCCCAATATTTACCCGCCTGTCCATGGCATTAATTACTGACTGCGAGCCACTCTCAGCACCTATCCATACTTTTACGCAGCCTGTTTGATGCAGCAATTCTAAAACTTGGGTGTTTAGGCGGTCGGCGCGGGTAATACATTCAAAGGCAAAGCTAAAGTTTTGGGCTTTAAGTTCGTTGGCAAATGCTTGTAGCCATTTGTGGCTAACGGTAAACACGTCATCAACAAACCAAATTAAGTCCATATTATAATTTTGCCGTAAATATTCCAACTCCTTTACTACTAATTTTGGCGCACGCCGCCTGTACGATTGCCCAAAAACGGCGGTACTGCACCATTTGCATGTATAAGGGCAGCCGCGTTGTGTGCTTACTGATATGGAACTAAAACCATGGTGTTTTTTCCATGTTTCAATATATTGGTGCATATTTATTGCCTGCCAGTTGGCCTGAGGCAAATCGTCAATATTTTTTAAGGCGGGGCGGGGTAGATTTTGGGTTATTTGCCCCGTTGAGGCATTGCGCCATACAAGTCCGGATATAGGCTGCATAGCTTTTGGGTCGGTAGGCAAATATCCGGATGATAAAGCTTGTACTAAGGCCAGCATAGTTTGTTCGCCTTCGCCGTAAATAACAGCGTCAGCGCCTGCTTGTATGTAGGCATCTGTATTATGGGTTACATCGGGGCCACCCAAAACTATAATTGTATTTTGTAAACTTGGCTGTTCGCGAATCCAGTTTACGAGCGGTAAAATGTGAAGTTTGGTAAGTAAATTAACATTAAAAGCTAATACATGAGGTGGGTTTTTAAGCAAATACTGCTTAAAATCGTGGGGCAAGTAAAACGTATTATCAAACACTTCGTTGGCAAAGCCATGTTGCTGCAAAAATGCCGACAAATAAAGCAAACCCAAAGGCGGATAAGGCCGCATAATGGGCTGTTCTTTGGCATCTAATTGTATAAAATAGCCGTGCGAAAAAACAATACGAAATGGCATGAAGCAAAACAGATAGTTGGTAAAAATAGCAAATTTATACTATATTATATTTGTTGCATTAGGGCCAAATATAATTTATACCAAGCTTTGTACAATATAAATAAAGATAATATGCCAAATCGTATTTAATTAGAAGGGCAAATCGTCTCCGGTATCGGTGGGTATTGACGGCTCGTTTGAGCTGTTGTCGGCAGAGGTTTGTTGGCTGTTGGTATTGGTATTACTACTATTGCCTGGCTCAACTTTCCATGCTTTTACGTCTGTGTACCACCGGCCGTTAAATTCACGGCTTTCAAGGTCAAACGAAATAGTTAGTTGATGACCTACTTGAAGCACAGATTCGATAATTTTATCCCCCCAAATTGAAATACATATTTTTTTAGGGTACTGGCCATCAGTTTCTACTATAATTTCTTGTTTTTTCCATGGGCCATTGCGGCCTTCGCCCGTTTGCAAGGGTAATAACTGAACTAAAGTGGCGGTAATTTGCATAAGTCAGAGATATGTAATTAAGTTTATTATTATTGAGTTTAATGTTAAATAAGTTGCTGTATTTTTTTGGGATAGTGAGTGATAAAGAACAAGTAAAGGTTAAAGTTCTAAAAACAATTTAATTGGGTCTTCCAATAATTGTTTGATGCGCACTAAAAAGCTAACTGCCTCTTTGCCGTCAATAATTCTATGGTCGTAACTAAGGGCAACGTACATCATGGGGCGTATTACAATTTGGCCATTGATGGCAACTGGCCGCTCTTGAATACTGTGCATACCCAAAATTGCCGATTGTGGCGGGTTTAAAATTGGAGTGCTAAGCAACGAGCCAAAAACACCGCCATTGGTTATGGTAAAAGTGCCGCCCGTCATATCGTCAATAGTTAGCAAGCCGTCGCGGCCTTTGGTGGCAAGGTCTTTCACTGCTAATTCAATTTGTTTAAGGTTAAGCGTTTCAACATTGCGCATCACCGGCACAACTAATCCTTTGGGTGTTGAAACGGCTATCGAAATATCAACGAAATTATGGTATTCAATAATGGCTTCGTCTTCTTTAAAATAAGCGTTCACCGCCTCAAACTCCATAAGAGCCTGGGCTGCGGCTTTGCTAAAAAACGACATATAACCAAGCCCAATTCCATGTTTTTCTTTAAATACATCTTTATATTTGTCGCGCAGTTGGTTAATATTGTGCAAATCAACTTCGTTGAAGGTGGTAAGCATGGCTGTTTGATTTTTAACGGCCACCAAACGTTGCGAAATGGTTTTGCGCAGGCGGGTAATTTTTTCTATCCGGATATTTTTATTGTTTTCGGATGTATCGGTATCTACTACATTATTGTTATTACTTGTAATTTGTACATTTTGTTGTTTGGTAATATTATCGGCAGCTTGTAGGGCATCGGCTTTGGTAATTCGCC
The sequence above is drawn from the Sphingobacteriales bacterium genome and encodes:
- the pbpC gene encoding penicillin-binding protein 1C, with product MKTHRLKAALQRIFVFVKARWQQIPEKLRKKIRLTAIVLASFFLGFILLDLLFPFKPKVVYSQIILDAKGTPLHAFLTPDDKWRLRLEAQDITPELKEAFLFKEDKYFYYHFGINPVAIVRAAFNNLLKGRRTSGASTLTMQAARMLQPKQRTVGNKMIEMFRALQLEWHYSKQEILQIYLSLVPYGGNIEGVKSAALLYFKKMPNHLSLAEITALCVIPNRPNSLTLGQNNTEVVEARNKWLKKFAQAHIFPDANINDALNEPLNASRNDAPKLAPHFSIRMKNTYPTKPTIETFLNLQQQQKTEELVTNYIRRLYHQGMRNAAVMVINNQTMQVEAYVGSANFENTDDGGQVDGVRAVRSPGSTLKPYLYALAYDKGLITPKFKISDVPVNYSGYAPVNFDKKFNGMVSIEFALANSLNIPAVKILDTLGKSYFIEQLVKANFKQVALKKDVLGLSVILGGCGARLEELTTLYAAFANQGVYRQPHFVPSDSLEITTPLFSPAAAYGITQVLTQLTRPDFPQQFSAFTNTPRIAWKTGTSYGRKDAWSIGYNAHYTIGVWVGNFSGEGNPDLTGNNIATPLLFYIFNTLDYAPQKDWFVAPPELQYRWVCSVTGLPPDHFCQQQVMDVYIPGVSTGQVCNHLFEVAVNPTETYSYCTACKPIDGFKIKTYPRLLPEIVAYNQANHIPYEAVPEHNPNCERIFNNTAPTISSPVANIDYLLDPADNTEIMLACNVGNDVKNVYWYVNNAFYAQAIAADKLFFKPIEGTNKITCVDDKGRKTDVTIKVAFL
- a CDS encoding FAD-binding oxidoreductase yields the protein MPIYDYLVVGGSLAGCWLAYYLTQYAQQRVLQVVAPQRPGAASVAAGIVNPITGRHLLLTWRANEILPFAEAAYTEAESFFNSKGLSLPNLAKLWHKRRLIWQITEPQQAEQFHLRSQTLLYAPYIEEITTRPTLPYLPPALAYAQIQAAQANIGVFTQNWLAYQQNKQASIPLVVCEEFNTKDLQLTTTSAIWRGNSIGTVVFCEGHWATENPYFSYLPHAPVKGEALHIKISQAPNLPYIIKGGLQIAPMLTNSAENDIYWCGSTYNWTDLTPEPTEWGLATLQQKLQQTITAPYHIIKHVAAIRPATKQRRPFLGRHPVYPQLAIFNGLGTKGTSLAPFFGHLLCKHLTQNHPLEAEIALPSPP
- a CDS encoding SPOR domain-containing protein yields the protein MRNDFFKAFVLFALGACFTIVYAQSPNVNTAAANKFKVQVGAFKLIDPAVDTNKINPLRRVGDVYFEPTEQGLTRLIVGYYDSYEAANQICERVKTLGFAEAMVMRYPKPIPANSVLIGKAFEPETPKTTASVPEVKEVLINDTTSNKETLPANINIDNSIKSLNKKPNPVTKTKDEMPVPLANRTNNNDMPSANSDAFNGNTSNQQNTGNGDIWFFVSLVTYKNIEDLANLSELVEYGAIFREKNNQTNSDFKLLFGPFKTFDAAQNWAKYWQQHGYPEAAITSHAENSLVFLDYNMRITPVENTPPANNTTATAPAIAAVTAATFNNNKEGVGQVTLLSKGVADGGNKQTQTKQETPAASTSSKQQQTSGSTIKPATSSALAPAVTFNAITGQVNSGTYQNPNNSNISTFSLPEVNNSNSAIADLNKPASWNFAEMTTTTISAAAAPQVFNAPVAANSTAALQPQGQAFSVLPNDQAKAANFYAANKIGNNSIDIWELETKFKLLNFESLIVNPKMAGQLTQNNELAKTLVGSPIQPSLLPMFSENWYEQSKQAPLTQHFAVGRYEISPMHEGYLVRSHNAAGRNDLYTLFYLDKNQQKFVGYQNIANYMFNNTKTDYAMLLDINNDKAKDIVLGSFDKSLPTANAYTAKVLVWNGLNFKETSVDNPQNLLQKLGLTSIE
- a CDS encoding B12-binding domain-containing radical SAM protein, producing MPFRIVFSHGYFIQLDAKEQPIMRPYPPLGLLYLSAFLQQHGFANEVFDNTFYLPHDFKQYLLKNPPHVLAFNVNLLTKLHILPLVNWIREQPSLQNTIIVLGGPDVTHNTDAYIQAGADAVIYGEGEQTMLALVQALSSGYLPTDPKAMQPISGLVWRNASTGQITQNLPRPALKNIDDLPQANWQAINMHQYIETWKKHHGFSSISVSTQRGCPYTCKWCSTAVFGQSYRRRAPKLVVKELEYLRQNYNMDLIWFVDDVFTVSHKWLQAFANELKAQNFSFAFECITRADRLNTQVLELLHQTGCVKVWIGAESGSQSVINAMDRRVNIGHVQKMLIGAKKLGIKTGTFIMLGYPTETHADIVETVAHLKIANPDFYTITTVYPIKGTPLYTEVAPQNSNFMENWAASSNKELIFKRTYPEKYYYYAIRWVVNEFLFFKLQKTGKTFHPRAVKAKLKAWAAWVGMFFYKQTTS
- a CDS encoding DUF3127 domain-containing protein, which encodes MQITATLVQLLPLQTGEGRNGPWKKQEIIVETDGQYPKKICISIWGDKIIESVLQVGHQLTISFDLESREFNGRWYTDVKAWKVEPGNSSNTNTNSQQTSADNSSNEPSIPTDTGDDLPF
- the odhB gene encoding 2-oxoglutarate dehydrogenase complex dihydrolipoyllysine-residue succinyltransferase translates to MSLLEVKVPPVGESVTEVTVAKLLVKNGDIVAIDQPILEFDSDKATLELPAPAAGKVNLLVKPGDDLKIGDTVCTIDTQVVITEETTPPPPANNLPDENTNNDNTKTKTVQNDGETYTKGHPSPSAQKIITEQGLQTEKIAGTGPKGRITKADALQAADNITKQQNVQITSNNNNVVDTDTSENNKNIRIEKITRLRKTISQRLVAVKNQTAMLTTFNEVDLHNINQLRDKYKDVFKEKHGIGLGYMSFFSKAAAQALMEFEAVNAYFKEDEAIIEYHNFVDISIAVSTPKGLVVPVMRNVETLNLKQIELAVKDLATKGRDGLLTIDDMTGGTFTITNGGVFGSLLSTPILNPPQSAILGMHSIQERPVAINGQIVIRPMMYVALSYDHRIIDGKEAVSFLVRIKQLLEDPIKLFLEL